The Pristis pectinata isolate sPriPec2 chromosome 12, sPriPec2.1.pri, whole genome shotgun sequence DNA window gtggcagcTATCATTCAGAGTAGCAActattaatacaaatgagaaccagacTTCATATAAAACGTTCACAAGTAGATTACGAGCAATCTTCAAACAGACACTACTTATTGCAAAAATTGCAGGCTACCAGTTCACAGCAAGAGATCTCTTAAGAGATATCGTCTGGAAACTGACAACGCAAActcttctattgacacttgtaaCAAGATTCTTTATTGAAAAATGTAATACCCACCCACACTGCAAGGTCACGGATATCAGCCATTAGGCATGGGACATCCTGGTTTTGCACCCCTGTAAGTTACATCAGGGAAACAATGAATGAATGCCTGTGTTAATTGGACCACATTGAAACccccaggatgagatcagggaagggatTAAGTGGCcatcctgccacttaatgcacagctAAAGACATAtctgttctgtcaatcaatatttgggatacTTGTATATCCAAAGAACCGCCCCACAATACTATGATAAAAGTATGTTTTGAATGTCTGAGGTTTTCCGGTCCTGATGTCTGAATATTCAGAGGTTttcttgtcagttgagatgtgctccaTTGCAAATATGTATTCCCATCGAGCCACTTGCCTACAACTAGgatattgaagtaaactatgtaATTGTGGCTATTTAGACTATTTAATCACCTGATTTTATGTTTGTGCTTGAGTataaaacctcaatgtacttctgaGTTCATTGCAATTCTTTAAAGAGATTTTTCCAAGTGATTCTTCCAGAATGCCTGCCTATTGTAGCAGCCTTCAAACACTTGGTGGGTATATTGTTCAgaggccacaggagtggtattgGTGCATTGTAAATAGAATGCATTGACTTGATGACCCTATGTAAAACATGTACTGATTGTATTGTACTCTATGTATACAATAATATATTGTATAACAAACtgcttctgtttttacagatgacCTTAAGTTAGTTTTatccgtaagtcagaaaatacacttGATCTTGTCAAGTGTCAAGTCAGAAATACAAAAATCGCTtgatacctccacagtattgtaatgaacggcatcaaaagcacacaggaCTGATAAGAAACAACAAATAaatacgttggacttttgaatgtaataatattatgggagtttgttTGTATGTCCATAAGTCAGGAGTGTGTAACCCAGGGTTGGCCTGTatattttttaatgaataaattttcctcttaaaaaaaaatgaatgccagCCTGTTGTGTTGAATAAAGATCTTTTGCATCTACAGCTTTGgtctctgtgtggctcattcacagtCGCATCAAAAGGAATTATAGTAAACAATGGAAAATATAATGGAAAATGATTATACTCTTAAATTCAGtgaggaattaaacaaaaaaaaggtaaTTTAGCCAATCTGGTTCAAGGATTTGCCAATACATATTCTGAAATGTTAAACTCTCACCATTTCCTTTAGTCTCCATCCAACTTTGAAATCTGTGGAGACTTAGAGAGCAGAAATGACTGAGGTTGATCAGTAGTTTCCGCTAAGTTATCAGTTTTCAGTCCATTTGCAGTACAGCTGAATGTATCAAAGCCAGCCAGAGAGATAGCAATCAGgactttctttccacatccccatTCAATGATTTCTCTTGGAACGTATGCAAAGTGAATACTGGTTGAAAATAGGTTTGGGCTCAGGGACCTTTAgaggagttttttttaactgatacaGATTAAGCACATACGTTCATAAGCACTCAAGCTTAATgattatattgtctctcactgtCCAACTTTACACATAAAGACCAGCCACTTGGGCAAGATAATGAGTAGGTAGTTCACTGCTAGTGAGCATGGAAATGTACCCATGTATGATACAGCTTTTGAGAAAATAAAAAGATATTAGTTATTTATAATCCAAGAAGCAATGAGAATCATTTAATCAGActcaaacagcaaaaaaaaacagaagtttgAGACTTACGGTGATCCACCTTCTTGATAAATAACCAAGGAACGGTTTAAGATACTATGAGGTCCAAACAAGGGCATGTTCCTGTCCATATATTCTTCAGTTGTTTGGTTCAAACCATTCAGTGTTCCAAATTTCCCACTGATATCACCaacttcatacagatcaactgtACCATTGCCCGGCGCAGGGGTTAAAGGTCCATTCACATTGAATGGGTTATAGCGACCATCAACATTAGTAACAGAACAAGCATCTGTGCTGGAAGAGGCAGCTTTGATGGGAAGTGTGTGGATGCTGTAAGTTCCAGCTTTGTTATTCAGATCTGTTAAATTAACCTCCACAACCGTATGGTCTAAATCTGAAAGCTGTTTGAAGGCCACCTTTCCGATAGCTTTTCCAATGCCCTTCCATGAATCAATCACCACTGAAACTGGGCGAAGAATGGTTACATTAGCACAAGCTACATAATCGGTTGAAGGATTTTGTCCAAGAATGACCACTGACCGAGGAACAATGTTCGAAGGCCCAGCCAGGGATGAAGTGGTGTCAGTAAAGAAATACTTGGTGTCAACAGCTTTGGTTCGGTTGGTGAGCTTTATTGCTTTATGTTTCTTAGCAAGGTCTCCAACTTCACATCGGAAAGGGCTGTCTGGACTACATTCAATGCTATAATTATTTCCGACATCTACTTTGAAAGGATTAAAGTGCCCCTTGGTACTTGAGCAAACATTTGCACTCAAATCTGACTCAGAACTGATGGGATATTTGTTAATATACCAGAAGTGATCAGCTGTTGTCAGAGCGGATGAGTTGGTATATGAAAGGTCCATAAAAATGGACAAGTCTGAATAGGGGTTGCTCTTCAGTTGTCGAAAAATGATTCTTCCTGACACTGGGCTCGTAAATATGGCTGCAGCAGTTAGGACTTCACCAGGGTAACCAATTGTGCCACACACCCACCTAGAGGAGTTGGGATGATGAATAATTACGGAACGGCCAATAATGCTATTTCTCCCAAACAATGGGAGATTCCAGTCCTTAAAATCGTCTTCCACCATGTCTTTTCCTTTCAGAAAGCCATGCCTCCCACTCAAGTCCCCTACTTCATATTGATCATGGGTTTCATTTGTGCTCTGGGGATAAAAAGGACTGGATGAATTCTTCCCAAACGGATTCAAGTGCCCTCCCAGATTATCATTAACACAAAGATTATCATCTGGAGTGCGGcgttgaggcagtgggaagttgtGTACATGGTAAGCACTGGCCATCTGCCGCAGGTTCTCCAGAGACACGTTGTAGTATGTGGCATCGAAGGGTGAAACCTGACGAAAACTGAAAGTTCCTTTCACGCCTTTCATATCTATGTAAGCCCAAACCTGCTTCGCTTCTACCATGTGAACCTCAGTGCAAGACCACACTGCCCCATCATACATGTACAATGTTTTGGGACCGCCTTCTGGTAAAGAGACTAGGTCAAAGCGACTTTTGACATGTTTCAAAGGTGTGCCAACTTTGAACTTGCCTAATGAACTCTTGTTTTGCCCACTGATCTGTGCTGCTGGGGGACAGCTGGTTGCCCCATCGTGTAGGTAGAGAGTCACGTTCGTTGGCTTCTGGCTGTCCTTAACTGCCATCAGGTTAGACAGGACCCTCGCCTGGCTCTCTCCAGCGTTCTGACGAATGTATACATCCCCGGCGATGGAAGTAAAGAACTTCGCCTGCCAGGTTTTGGTGGGGATATCTTTCCTCACAGTGGCGCACGCTTTGCTTCCATTCTGACAGCCAACAATGACCAGGGTCAGGTCGGAGAGATCGGAGTTGAGCTGGAAAAGCTGGTTGTCCATCAGGGTGGAGTTCGGACCGTCTGCTGTGAACTCGTAAATCTTCTCACCTACGTTCGATTCGTCGCAGGGGTCCTTGGAATTACCGTACATGACCGGGAATCCGTGTAAAGAAACATGCACTCGGGCGCAATCCGCCAACAAATGTATCGTTATCTGTTGGGAAGTAGTGTTAAACTCCACTGTACCCTTAATTGTTGCCATGTTTACTTCAGCCGTGTAGCGTTCGGACGACACCGATGCTGTCAACAAAAGCAAAACCTGTATTAATTTCCAAAACTTCAATGCTTATTCGCTCTGTTTAAACAAACGTCTGAAAACAACAATCCCCGCGCACTGCGATTGCTGCAAAGTGCTGGTAATTCAAACCGAATCAACTGTGTTCGAATTTGGCATTTCTTACCGAACATTGCAACTAGCACAACACTCCGCAATGAAGCCATAACGATGGTGTTCCTGACAGCCGTACAACGCATACAAGCTCTCAATAACCAAAGGCGAGATGTTCAGCTTTCaaccagtttttgttttgtaactCAGCTCATTGGAATAACTGCCAGGCGATTGGGTCGCTGGCGTGTGGCTCAACCCATTTGGTGAGAGAGGCTCTCCAGAGTGAGATTTGAAAAGGTGGAGATTTTAAcgcttgtttttatttctgtttcactAATTGAGTCTAgcctgcctttttttaaaaaaaaaattggaaaacatAAGTTAGTTGAATCCGGCATTTTAGAAATTGCCAGTGAGACTGTTGTTTTTGAACCGTTAGTTTTCTTTCCCCTGTTGCGGGGATTCGTGTTGCACTGGACACAACTTTAAGTGCGGCGATTTTCCATGAATCATGCGACCAGACGGAAAAAAAGCAGACGACAGACGTGCAGTATGAACCCCGTGTTGCAGGGAAACACGTTTGAACATTGCCTCGTGGTAAAATAAAAACGCCTTTGCAAAAGCTGGCTTGGTGCAAAGTGCCTTGTGGTGACATTGGCATGTCGGAAACAAAACGTCGTGAATTCAAACTCCATCCAAGCACTGAAGCGCATAATCCACTCCAATGCTGCCAACAAATGTATTGTTATCTTCTGGGAAGTGATTCgcaatttttaaaaaggttttaTTTACAATACGTACATTATTTCCAGCTGAATATTCAAATTAAAtcatgataagatctttattagtcacatgtacatcaaaacacacagtgaaatgcatcttttgcatagtgttctgggggcagcccgcaagtgtcacctgGCTCCTGgtgtcaacataacatgcccacaacttcctaacccgtatgtctttggaatgtgggaggaaaccggagcacctggaggaaacccacgcagacaaggggagaacgtacaaactccttacggacagcggcgggaattgaaccggggtcgctggcgctgtaacagcgttatgctaaccaggATGCACTCCGGCCCCTATGGCGTCTGCTGGTTCCAAAAGGCCTCCAAGGAGCTCAGTGGACCAGGCATGCTCCCTGTCCAGGGACACCCAGGCATGGCCGTATCctcggaagaggggcaggcagtcggcTCGGGGAGTACCCCCGACAACCTGCTGTCTGGGCCTGTGAATGgccacccttccctccaccagcaGGGGAGTACTCCAACTGGAGGCAACTGTGTCCCAGAATCTGAAAAGATCCCAGTAAAAGGTAGGCAACTGCTGCAGGCAGCATGACTGATACTTGCCACTGGAAGCATTATTCGATAACCGGGGAGGTTATTCGTCAGTTATGTAGGACATTGGTGATACCATGTGAagcattggtctccttatctaaggaaggaggtaaatgtgttggaagcagttcagagaaagtttatcaAACTAATACCTGGAACGGGCAGGTTGTCTTACGATGGAAAGGCCAGGTTTGTATCCCTTGGAATTTAGGAGATTTGTTTTAAACCAATCATATTCTGagagatcttgacagggtggaagaAGAGAGTATATTCTCCTCCATGGAGTGGGCCAGGAGAAGATggtttctcttgtgggagaaccaggagtcactattcaaaaataaggggtcacttaattaagatggaggtgaggcaattttttttctctcagaagagtCATGGATTTTTGGAACTCTGTTTAAGGTCCgtagaagcagagtcattgaacaTTTTAATCTCAGAATTAGTtacttatatagaacatagaacagtacagcacaggaacaggcccttcggcccacaatgtctgcaccaaactaAAGTATATCTCTCCTGCCTGTACATCGTcgatctccctccattccctgcatattcacgtgtctgtctaacaacctcttaaacgccactatcgtatctgcttctaccactccccCGGCAGCCCTTCCAGGCACCCCCcacactccgtgtaaaaaaacttgccctgcgcatcccctttaacctttccccctctcacctcaactgtgtgtcctccagtattagacatttctaccctgggaaatagattctcgctgtccaccctatccatgcatctcataattttataacttctatcaggtctcccctcagtctccgacactggagagaaaactacccaagtttgcccaacctttccttatagttcaaaccttctaatccaggcagcatcttggtaaactgtttccaaagcctccacatccttcccgtattTGATAAGCAAGCAAGTTACCACAAATAGATaaaaatgtggaattgaggttgcagtcagaccagccacgatcttattaatgacagagcaggtttgaagagccaagtggtctactccagCTCCAAACTTTTATGTTCCTATCTGAAGTTaggtgaggacaaatttcttaAGTTATGTTCTACAAGGAAGTACAGGTAATCATCTTTCAGAGATACATTTTCCAAGCAACATTCCTGTTCTGAAAAGGGATGATTAAAAGTGCAAGTTATTTCTTTCTAAATGGTTGGACTCCTGATTCTGTCATGGATGCATGCAGTGGGGATTGCTGGATGGCAATCAAAAACAATAATCTTGGTTGAGTTCCCCCCTCAATCCAGTGTTGCTCAGGCCAACAGTGCCATGACTGTTGTCCGTTCCAAGATAAGCTAAAGGACTACAAATTAGAAAGTGACCTCATCTGTAAAATTTCACCATCAACTGCCTTAACCAGCTAATCCATTAAGTGAGGTGTTTTGAAAGTCAGATAACAGGAACGAATGATGCAATGCATTATCACGACATTTGGGAAAGGAATGTGAAATCACCGCCTTCATAACATCTATCACTTTCAATAGTCTCAAGCATATAGGGTGTGGTTCAAATAGTTTTCCCAGTATTCCAGTACTATTCATACTAGATTGATGAAACCTACTCAGGGAGACCACAATGTGACATAAGAGCAGAAAAATTGGTAGTATATGCACTGACTGAGCAAAATGGTTGCATCCACCAGTAGTAGTACTTTTTTTTACCTTGATAAAGACAACAAAACAAGCAAAAATAGTACTTCATTCTTTCTACAACTTCCCTCTGAATTCCCAACTCCAGTAAGTAATCATTTGTAATGGATATATTCTCATGAATCACAGCTCCCTATTAGCTGGGACATAATGGCCAACATGGGCATATTGGGTCaaaagtcctgtttccatgctgtataatagtcaacacaggcacacctcaaggatgcgtgattagcccactgctttactctcctacactcgtgactgtgtggctaggcacagctcaagcaccatctataaattcaccaacgacaccactgttgttggcagaatctcagatggcgaagatgaggtgtacaggagtgagatagatcggctggttgagtggtgtcacaacaacctcacactcaatgtcagcaagaccaaggaattgattgtggacttccagAAGcggaggttgggagaacacacaccagtactcattgaggggtcagcggtggaaagggtgagcagctccaagttcctgggcatcagcatctcagaggatctatcctgggctcaacacattgatgcaatcaagcaGAAGACActccaatggctctacttcatgaggagtttgaggagatttggcatgtcatcaaaggctcttgcaaatttctacagatgtacagtgggaagcattctgactggttgcattacctcCTGATAGggtggctccaatgtgtaggatcaaaaaaaggctgcagagagttgtagactcagccagctccatcatgggcacaaccctccccaccatcgaggatgtcttcaagaggcagtgcctcaagaaggaggcatccatcactgaggaccctcatcatctgggacatgcccacttaacgttacaggagcctgaagacccacactcaacatttcaggaacagcttcttcccctccggcatcagatttctgaatggtccatgaacccacgaacactacctcgttattcctcttttgcaatatttatttattttcataacttaTAGTAACGTCTTTATgtctacactgtactgctgccgcaaaacaacaaatttcacgacatatgtcagtgataataaacctgattctgattctgattctgactatgATTCCAAGTCTTCATCTGTGATCTTTTGTGATTCAGCTCAGAGAACTATATAATCCAAATGGTTATGGTAACTAAATCTGACATCTCTACTCTGACATCAAAGTAAAATTACTGGGATGTGATCAGATGAGGAATCCCTTCTCAATTTTTTCTTCTCCCAAACTAGTCAATGCTGTTCTCTGGAGGTCACCACAGTTAAAAAACATCGAAGTCAACACTAGTGGATAATGCAATCTAAAACTTTCTTGACTCTGTATTTCCCGGTGCCTGGgcaaagctgccaacataatcaaagacccctcccaccccggtcattctctcttctccccccttccatcaggcaaaagatgcaaaagcttaagaatacacaccaccaggctcaaggacagcttctgtcccactgttataagtctcttgAGCGGACCTCTTGTGTGATGAAGATGTACTCTTAATCTCAGTCTACCTCATGATGGACCTTGCccctatttgtctacctgcactgcactttctctaattatgacactatattctgcattctcttattgcttttcctttcatactacctcgatgtacttatgtttggaatgatctgtttggatggcatgcaaaacaaggcttttcactgtatttcagtatgtgacaataataaaccaattaccagttagtCTATCCACATTCAGAACATGtcatgcagagagctgtggacacagccaagtgcatcacggacaccagcctcccctccttggactctgtctttacctcttgttgccttggcaaagcagccagcataatcaaagaccccacccacccgggtcattctctcttctctcctcttccatcaggcagaagatacaagagcctgagggcacgtaccaccagacttaagggcagcttctaccccactgtgataagactattgaacggttcccttatatgatgagatggactcacaatctaccttgttgtgacctttcactttactacactgcactttctctgtagctgtgacactatactctgtactgttattgtttttacctgtattacatcaatgcactctgtactaacccaatgtaactgcactgtgtaatgaattgacctgtacgatcggtttgcaagacaggtttttcactgtacctcggtacaagtgacaataataaaccaataccaataccaaaatgattTTGCTCATTGGTCTCTGTAACCTGCTGGTTCTTGAGATGTGTGTTCCAATTT harbors:
- the cusr gene encoding uncharacterized protein cusr; the protein is MRCTAVRNTIVMASLRSVVLVAMFASVSSERYTAEVNMATIKGTVEFNTTSQQITIHLLADCARVHVSLHGFPVMYGNSKDPCDESNVGEKIYEFTADGPNSTLMDNQLFQLNSDLSDLTLVIVGCQNGSKACATVRKDIPTKTWQAKFFTSIAGDVYIRQNAGESQARVLSNLMAVKDSQKPTNVTLYLHDGATSCPPAAQISGQNKSSLGKFKVGTPLKHVKSRFDLVSLPEGGPKTLYMYDGAVWSCTEVHMVEAKQVWAYIDMKGVKGTFSFRQVSPFDATYYNVSLENLRQMASAYHVHNFPLPQRRTPDDNLCVNDNLGGHLNPFGKNSSSPFYPQSTNETHDQYEVGDLSGRHGFLKGKDMVEDDFKDWNLPLFGRNSIIGRSVIIHHPNSSRWVCGTIGYPGEVLTAAAIFTSPVSGRIIFRQLKSNPYSDLSIFMDLSYTNSSALTTADHFWYINKYPISSESDLSANVCSSTKGHFNPFKVDVGNNYSIECSPDSPFRCEVGDLAKKHKAIKLTNRTKAVDTKYFFTDTTSSLAGPSNIVPRSVVILGQNPSTDYVACANVTILRPVSVVIDSWKGIGKAIGKVAFKQLSDLDHTVVEVNLTDLNNKAGTYSIHTLPIKAASSSTDACSVTNVDGRYNPFNVNGPLTPAPGNGTVDLYEVGDISGKFGTLNGLNQTTEEYMDRNMPLFGPHSILNRSLVIYQEGGSPLQCANLLAAKATEGEFIQAKAVFSGLVTGTITLSQQVFPDGSSSDTTMEVALEQSDPNAGGIDHLMWHVHTYPLQSAGNCSGVGGHYNPYYVDIKASYKYSCSLAYPLHCEVGDLNSKQGPISLGKRYLKTDVYLPLTGDFTVVGRSVVIHNNDHLKSLKDCADIVAGYPVKSLTFPNVSAFNRYEFRSTVADALGIAFWRVTILPGGPSAAPVKGCQQITFYVAGNVDKNKMDKLEQEDKMGKFKASKKCTADSGGTTPGLFLNAKQFIFWIMTLMLQLVLYSVFE